In one window of Motacilla alba alba isolate MOTALB_02 unplaced genomic scaffold, Motacilla_alba_V1.0_pri HiC_scaffold_28, whole genome shotgun sequence DNA:
- the LOC119696376 gene encoding olfactory receptor 14J1-like has translation MSNSSSISHFLLLALADTRQLQLLHFCLLLGISLAALLGNGLIISAVACGQHLHTPMFFFLLNLALTDLGSICTTVPKAMHNSLWDTRNISYTGCAAQLFFFVFFISAELSLLTIMCYDRYVSICKPLHYGNLLGSRACAHMAAAAWASAFLNALMHTANTFSLPLCHGNALGQFCEIPQILKLSCSKSYLRELGLLTVSGCLGLGCFVFIVFSYVQIFRAVLRIPSEQGRHKAFSTCLPHLAVVSLFVSTVMFAHLKPPSMSSPSLDLALSVLYSVVPPALNPLIYSLRNQELKAAVWTLMTGWFQKH, from the coding sequence atgtccaacagcagctccatcagccacttcctcctgctggcattggcagacacgcggcagctgcagctgctgcacttctgcctcttgctgggcatctccctggctgccctcctgggcaacggcctcatcatcagcgccgtagcctgcggccagcacctgcacacgcccatgttcttcttcctgctcaacctggccctcactgacctgggctccatctgcaccactgtgcccaaagccatgcacaattccctctgggacaccaggaacatctcctacacaggatgtgctgcacagctctttttctttgtgttcttcatctcagcagagctttccctcctgaccatcatgtgctacgaccgctacgtgtccatctgcaaacccctgcactacgggaacctcctgggcagcagagcttgtgcccacatggcagcagctgcctgggccagtgcctttctcaatgctctcatgcacacagccaatacattttccctgcccctgtgccatggcaatgccctgggccagttctgtgaaatcccacagatcctcaagctctcctgctccaaatcctATCTCAGGGAACTGGGGCTTCTTACTGTTAGTGGCTGTTTAGGACTCggctgttttgtgttcattgttttctcctatgtgcagatcttcagggctgtgctgaggatcccctctgagcagggacggcacaaagccttttccacctgcctccctcacctggctgtggTCTCCCTGTTCGTCAGCACTGTCATGTTTGCTCACCTGAAGCCcccctccatgtcctccccatccctggatctggccctgtcagttctgtactcggtggtgcctccagccctgaaccccctcatctacagcctgaggaaccaggagctcaaggctgcagtgtggacacTGATGACTGGATGgtttcagaaacattaa